In the Candidatus Electrothrix sp. GW3-4 genome, one interval contains:
- a CDS encoding KH domain-containing protein codes for MKELISFIATRLVDEPNEVLTEQHEEDGTVTVELRVAKDDLGKVIGKQGRTARAMRTVLAAMAAKDEKRSRLEIVE; via the coding sequence ATGAAAGAGCTTATCTCTTTTATTGCAACCCGGCTTGTTGATGAACCGAACGAGGTCCTAACCGAGCAGCATGAGGAAGACGGAACAGTTACTGTTGAGCTTCGTGTTGCCAAGGATGACCTTGGCAAGGTAATCGGCAAGCAGGGACGTACGGCCCGGGCAATGCGAACCGTTCTTGCCGCAATGGCGGCAAAAGATGAAAAGCGCTCACGACTTGAGATCGTCGAGTAA
- the fabD gene encoding ACP S-malonyltransferase, translated as MKKTAILFPGQGSQYIGMGQALIEADQDAAALLEMAEEVSGFPLKKLCLEGPMEDLTRVLHLQPTMTAINLICWQQLKKALPDLVPAYTGGHSLGEYSALQAAGVLSAQDTMTLVTKRGEFMEREGAANPGGMLAVLGLTIEAIDNLLKAYTGPGIVVVANHNAEQQIIISGDQEGLDGFSAVCKENGAKKIIPLKVSVANHSPLVAGAVEDFSACMAAVAFHTPQIPVLFNVTASQESQPDTIREIMGRQIASRVRWYESMNRMIENGVEVFLELGPKTVLTGMMRKILPRKSPVTCIQADTPELLEKAAEIIAG; from the coding sequence ATGAAAAAAACAGCAATTCTCTTTCCCGGCCAGGGATCACAATATATAGGCATGGGCCAGGCCTTGATCGAAGCAGATCAGGACGCGGCCGCATTACTGGAAATGGCCGAAGAAGTTTCCGGCTTCCCCCTGAAAAAGCTCTGCCTTGAAGGCCCAATGGAGGACCTGACCAGGGTCCTGCACCTCCAACCCACCATGACGGCCATCAACCTGATCTGCTGGCAGCAGCTTAAAAAGGCCCTGCCTGACTTGGTCCCAGCCTATACTGGCGGACATTCCCTGGGTGAATACTCCGCCCTGCAGGCCGCAGGCGTATTATCTGCCCAAGACACCATGACCCTGGTGACCAAACGTGGTGAATTTATGGAGCGCGAGGGCGCAGCCAACCCTGGTGGTATGCTTGCCGTCCTTGGCCTGACCATTGAGGCAATTGATAACCTGCTCAAGGCCTACACCGGGCCTGGAATCGTTGTCGTGGCTAATCATAATGCAGAGCAACAAATCATCATCTCTGGAGACCAGGAAGGACTGGATGGTTTCAGCGCGGTGTGCAAAGAAAACGGTGCAAAAAAAATTATCCCTCTGAAGGTGTCTGTGGCCAACCATAGTCCTCTGGTTGCTGGTGCTGTGGAAGATTTTTCTGCCTGCATGGCAGCTGTTGCCTTTCATACTCCGCAGATCCCTGTCCTCTTTAATGTCACCGCGTCCCAGGAAAGCCAGCCAGATACCATCCGGGAGATCATGGGCCGCCAGATTGCCTCACGGGTGCGCTGGTATGAATCCATGAACCGCATGATTGAGAATGGGGTTGAGGTCTTCCTCGAACTCGGGCCCAAAACAGTGCTCACCGGGATGATGCGCAAAATCCTGCCCCGAAAAAGTCCTGTGACCTGTATCCAGGCGGATACCCCTGAATTACTGGAGAAGGCAGCTGAAATTATTGCAGGATAA
- the rimM gene encoding ribosome maturation factor RimM (Essential for efficient processing of 16S rRNA), translating to MPDANSQDLIPLGKVTKAHSIRGEIKVHPFSGSPETMLQYAEIFLGSEDGVTPTTYQVKRARVQKNAVLLQLEGCSDRNAAEKLVGFQVHVHKDALPEPDPDEFYLRELEGKLLKTTEGRAVGRVIGFLVNSAQDILRVKGDGEEYLIPLIPEFLHAVHEDEVTVSLPPGLLEINS from the coding sequence ATGCCTGATGCCAACTCTCAGGACCTTATCCCTCTGGGAAAGGTAACCAAGGCCCACTCCATTCGGGGAGAGATCAAGGTGCATCCTTTTTCCGGCTCCCCTGAAACAATGCTGCAGTATGCGGAGATCTTCCTTGGTTCGGAGGATGGCGTCACGCCGACCACCTACCAGGTTAAGCGAGCAAGGGTACAAAAAAATGCCGTGCTGCTCCAGCTTGAAGGATGTAGTGATCGCAACGCGGCGGAAAAGCTGGTTGGGTTCCAGGTCCATGTTCATAAAGATGCGCTGCCAGAGCCAGACCCGGATGAATTTTACCTCAGGGAGCTGGAGGGGAAACTCTTAAAAACTACCGAGGGAAGAGCTGTTGGACGTGTTATCGGTTTCCTTGTCAACAGCGCTCAGGATATTCTCCGCGTCAAGGGAGATGGAGAGGAGTATCTGATACCGTTGATACCGGAATTTCTTCATGCTGTTCATGAAGATGAGGTGACGGTCTCTTTGCCTCCTGGTCTGCTTGAGATCAACAGCTGA
- the ffh gene encoding signal recognition particle protein, producing MFENLTDRLEGVFKKLRGHGRLTEENIEESMREVRTALLEADVNLQVVKEFIASVTEKAIGKEVLSSLAPGQQVIKVVYEELVTLLGSEAEPLRLDGAQPVIIMMAGLQGSGKTTTSAKIARQLKEKGRKPFLVPADVYRPAAIEQLHVLGEQLEVPVFASSADQSPVDIARQAVAEAEKAGHDTVIIDTAGRLHVDEQLMGELQEISSAVRLSEVLFVADAMTGQDAVTVAGKFNTDLEITGVVLTKMEGDARGGAALSVKKITGKPIKFVGVGEALDALEIFHPDRTASRILGMGDVLSLIEKAEQVVDEKEAKKLAKKIRKNIFTLQDFLEQLQNIKKMGSMEQLMGMVPGINKLKQLQNAPAPDEKELFKTEAIVLSMTKKERANYKIINASRRQRIAKGSGTSLQEVNRVLKSYTMMLKMMKKMQGKAVVTTGGKRRKRPKGLRR from the coding sequence ATGTTTGAAAATTTAACAGATCGCCTTGAGGGCGTGTTTAAAAAACTGCGCGGGCACGGCAGACTGACAGAAGAGAATATTGAAGAGTCCATGCGCGAAGTGCGTACGGCTCTGCTTGAAGCCGATGTCAACCTCCAGGTCGTTAAGGAGTTTATCGCTTCAGTGACCGAAAAGGCTATCGGCAAAGAGGTGCTGTCGAGTCTGGCACCAGGGCAGCAGGTCATCAAGGTTGTCTACGAAGAGCTGGTCACCTTACTGGGAAGTGAGGCAGAACCCTTACGTCTCGACGGGGCACAGCCTGTTATTATTATGATGGCTGGCCTGCAAGGCTCTGGTAAGACAACAACATCAGCGAAGATTGCCCGGCAACTCAAAGAAAAAGGCCGCAAGCCTTTCTTGGTGCCAGCAGATGTCTATCGCCCAGCGGCTATTGAGCAGTTGCATGTCCTGGGTGAACAGCTTGAGGTCCCGGTTTTTGCCTCCTCTGCTGACCAGAGTCCGGTGGATATTGCCCGGCAAGCCGTAGCTGAGGCAGAAAAAGCGGGTCATGATACGGTGATTATCGACACCGCAGGCCGTCTCCATGTTGATGAGCAACTCATGGGCGAGCTGCAGGAGATCTCTTCTGCCGTACGTCTCTCTGAGGTCCTGTTTGTGGCAGATGCCATGACAGGCCAGGACGCGGTCACAGTCGCAGGCAAATTTAATACCGATCTGGAGATCACCGGTGTTGTCCTGACCAAGATGGAAGGCGATGCCCGAGGTGGTGCAGCCCTTTCGGTCAAAAAGATCACAGGCAAGCCCATCAAATTTGTCGGTGTTGGTGAGGCCCTTGATGCCCTTGAGATCTTTCATCCTGATCGAACCGCCTCCCGTATCCTGGGCATGGGTGATGTCTTATCACTCATAGAAAAGGCCGAGCAGGTTGTTGATGAAAAAGAGGCAAAAAAGCTTGCCAAAAAAATTCGAAAAAACATCTTCACCCTTCAGGATTTCCTTGAGCAGCTACAGAATATCAAGAAGATGGGAAGCATGGAACAGCTCATGGGCATGGTTCCTGGTATTAACAAGCTCAAGCAGCTGCAAAATGCCCCAGCACCCGACGAAAAAGAGCTGTTCAAGACCGAAGCCATTGTCTTGTCCATGACCAAGAAGGAACGGGCAAATTACAAGATAATTAATGCCAGCCGTCGACAGCGGATAGCAAAGGGCTCGGGCACCTCACTTCAGGAGGTCAACCGCGTGCTGAAAAGCTACACCATGATGCTGAAGATGATGAAAAAAATGCAGGGTAAGGCCGTGGTTACCACAGGTGGAAAACGGCGAAAAAGACCTAAGGGATTACGACGCTAG
- a CDS encoding IS1634 family transposase, which yields MENNTTILPQECSSKLLNHLGLVAGMYDELGLGELIDSLIHQDKEKRVVSVGQAVKAMVLNGLGFANRALYLTPHFFQDKPVDRLIGEGIEAQHLNDTVLGRALEVIYEHNPEELYSQLAARAIGRLGLLARFGHLDSTSFHTDGRYPANGSEEEEGVIRITKGYSRDHRPDLNQIVLQLICERQAGIPLLMKPLSGNSSDKTDFRKTVQAHIDQMKNDFSLEYLVADSALYTAQTLKELSMILWISRVPETLNLSQEIIHEVASNLMQDPEKAASRSLGVVYGDVRQRWLVVYSPEAYQRGRKTVNKKCLKLSTNESKQFDKLCKQDFACEADALKALSRFEKS from the coding sequence ATGGAAAACAACACAACGATTTTACCACAGGAATGCTCAAGTAAACTCCTCAATCACTTGGGCCTAGTCGCGGGTATGTATGACGAACTCGGACTTGGGGAGCTGATTGACAGTCTGATTCATCAGGATAAAGAAAAGCGAGTTGTCTCAGTTGGTCAGGCAGTTAAGGCAATGGTTCTTAACGGGTTGGGCTTTGCGAATCGGGCATTGTATCTGACCCCGCATTTTTTCCAGGATAAACCGGTAGATCGACTCATCGGAGAAGGCATTGAGGCCCAGCACCTGAACGATACTGTTTTGGGCCGGGCCTTAGAAGTGATTTACGAGCATAATCCCGAAGAGTTATATTCGCAGCTTGCAGCTAGGGCAATTGGTCGTCTAGGGCTGCTGGCACGTTTTGGTCACTTGGATTCAACGAGTTTTCATACCGACGGTCGCTATCCAGCCAACGGATCAGAAGAGGAAGAAGGTGTTATTCGGATCACAAAAGGCTACAGCCGTGATCATCGTCCGGATCTGAACCAGATCGTGTTGCAGCTCATTTGCGAACGACAGGCTGGCATCCCGCTTCTGATGAAGCCGTTAAGTGGTAACAGTAGCGATAAAACAGATTTTCGGAAAACAGTGCAAGCGCATATTGATCAGATGAAAAACGATTTCAGCCTGGAATATCTGGTTGCGGATAGTGCGCTCTATACAGCGCAAACATTAAAAGAACTGAGCATGATATTGTGGATTTCCCGTGTACCGGAGACATTGAATCTGTCCCAGGAGATCATCCATGAAGTAGCTTCAAATCTGATGCAGGATCCTGAAAAAGCAGCATCTCGCAGTCTCGGGGTAGTTTATGGCGATGTCAGGCAGCGCTGGTTGGTTGTCTATTCGCCTGAAGCATATCAACGGGGACGCAAGACCGTAAACAAAAAATGCCTCAAGCTGAGCACAAATGAATCCAAGCAATTCGATAAATTGTGCAAACAGGATTTTGCCTGCGAGGCCGATGCATTGAAAGCACTGTCCCGTTTTGAAAAAAGCTGA
- a CDS encoding DNA-binding protein, producing MTKGYIPAALALTLLLTGPTFAEEAKSTPITMEAAADLAGKPLKGKVLEVQSAGGYTYLLIKNEQGEIWTALPESKVEAGQEVIVAPGMMMKAFESKALGKTFDVIIFSSGLADAGDMQQAVTGQDPHAPEGPKKPVSEAELAKLSGGSARAVVPANEIKVEKAEGKNAQTVEECFANAGQLNNKKVRVRGKVVKFSSMIMGKNWIHLQDGTGDPAQKTHDLVVTSSGESKKGAVITIEGILHKDKDFGAGYRYAAIVEEAKILE from the coding sequence ATGACAAAGGGTTATATTCCAGCAGCCTTGGCCTTGACCTTGCTGTTGACTGGCCCCACATTCGCAGAGGAGGCAAAATCTACCCCGATAACTATGGAAGCAGCAGCAGATCTTGCTGGCAAGCCTCTTAAAGGCAAGGTCCTGGAGGTCCAGTCTGCTGGGGGCTACACCTATCTACTGATAAAAAATGAACAGGGCGAAATCTGGACAGCACTCCCAGAGAGCAAGGTAGAGGCCGGGCAAGAGGTCATTGTTGCCCCGGGCATGATGATGAAGGCTTTTGAGTCAAAGGCCTTGGGCAAGACCTTTGATGTTATCATCTTTTCCTCTGGCCTTGCGGACGCAGGTGACATGCAGCAGGCAGTGACAGGACAAGACCCGCATGCCCCTGAAGGGCCGAAAAAGCCGGTCAGTGAAGCTGAGCTGGCAAAACTTTCCGGTGGTTCTGCCCGGGCTGTTGTTCCTGCCAATGAGATCAAGGTGGAAAAGGCAGAAGGGAAAAACGCGCAGACAGTTGAGGAGTGCTTTGCCAACGCCGGACAACTCAACAACAAAAAAGTTCGGGTTCGCGGCAAGGTGGTAAAATTTTCCAGCATGATTATGGGCAAGAACTGGATCCATCTCCAGGATGGCACTGGTGACCCTGCGCAAAAGACCCATGACCTCGTGGTCACCAGCTCAGGCGAGAGCAAAAAAGGCGCGGTTATCACGATTGAAGGAATCTTGCATAAGGACAAGGACTTTGGCGCTGGTTATCGGTATGCGGCCATCGTTGAGGAGGCAAAGATCCTGGAATAA
- the rplS gene encoding 50S ribosomal protein L19, whose translation MNIIDKIDQEQMRFDLPDFRPGDTVKVHIRIIEGNKERVQIFQGVVLKRKRGMMDATFTVRKISHGGIGVEKTFALHSPRLETIEIVSEGRVRRSRLYYLRDRRGKAARIRERGRM comes from the coding sequence ATGAATATTATTGATAAGATTGATCAGGAGCAGATGCGTTTTGACCTGCCGGATTTTCGTCCGGGAGATACGGTAAAAGTGCATATACGCATTATTGAGGGAAATAAAGAACGCGTTCAGATCTTTCAGGGTGTTGTCCTGAAAAGAAAACGTGGTATGATGGATGCCACCTTTACGGTGCGCAAAATTTCACATGGTGGCATTGGCGTTGAAAAGACCTTTGCCCTTCATTCTCCTCGTCTTGAAACCATTGAAATTGTTTCCGAAGGCCGGGTACGTCGTTCTCGTCTGTACTACTTGCGTGACCGTCGGGGTAAAGCAGCTCGTATTCGCGAGCGCGGAAGGATGTAA
- the nifK gene encoding nitrogenase molybdenum-iron protein subunit beta: protein MLLRHTPKEISERKALTINPAKTCQPIGAMYAALGIHGCLPHSHGSQGCCAYHRSTLTRHYKEPISAGTSSFTEGASVFGGQANLTQAFNNIFTVYNPDIVAVHTTCLSETIGDDLPQIRKKAITEGKIPEGKYVIGASTPSYVGSHVTGFSNMVKAMTELAEPTGKKNGKVNLIPGWVEPCDMEELKRISKLMGVSTIMFPDTSGVLNSPLTGEYKMFPAGGTTIAELQSTADSTGTLALGEWCSADAARQLDKKYKVPCTVLDMPFGLKATDRFIEALRTLAGVNVPEEIMTERGQLVDLISDMHQYFYNKKVALAGDPDQLIAMTEFLVSIDMCPVHIITGTPGKKFEKRIKEITADMPYEVNVKAKGDFFLLHQWMKNEPVDLLISNTYGKYIARDEDVPFIRWGFPILDRQGHQYFPTVGYKGGLRLLEKILTVLLDRKDRDDPETKFELVL, encoded by the coding sequence ATGTTATTACGACATACTCCCAAAGAAATCAGCGAGCGCAAGGCCCTGACCATTAATCCGGCCAAGACCTGCCAGCCTATCGGTGCCATGTATGCGGCGCTGGGCATTCACGGATGCCTGCCGCACAGCCACGGTTCCCAGGGTTGCTGCGCTTATCATCGTTCAACCCTGACCCGGCATTATAAAGAGCCTATTTCCGCCGGAACCAGCTCTTTCACTGAAGGCGCGTCCGTGTTCGGGGGCCAGGCCAACCTGACCCAGGCCTTCAACAATATCTTTACGGTGTATAACCCGGACATCGTGGCAGTGCATACCACCTGTCTGTCCGAGACTATCGGCGACGATCTACCCCAGATTCGCAAGAAGGCGATCACGGAAGGCAAGATCCCGGAAGGTAAATACGTCATTGGCGCATCCACGCCCAGCTATGTCGGTTCCCATGTGACCGGGTTCTCCAATATGGTTAAGGCGATGACCGAGCTGGCCGAGCCTACAGGCAAGAAGAACGGCAAGGTGAATCTCATTCCCGGCTGGGTTGAGCCTTGCGACATGGAAGAGCTCAAACGGATCAGCAAATTGATGGGTGTTTCCACCATCATGTTTCCAGACACCTCGGGCGTGCTTAACAGCCCACTGACCGGTGAGTATAAGATGTTTCCGGCAGGCGGAACCACTATTGCGGAGCTGCAGTCCACTGCTGACTCAACCGGTACCCTGGCCCTGGGCGAGTGGTGCTCAGCCGATGCGGCGCGCCAGCTGGACAAAAAATACAAGGTACCCTGCACCGTGCTGGATATGCCCTTTGGTCTGAAAGCGACGGATCGTTTTATCGAGGCCCTGCGCACCTTGGCCGGTGTCAACGTGCCCGAGGAAATCATGACCGAGCGCGGTCAGCTGGTGGACCTGATTTCCGATATGCACCAGTATTTCTATAACAAGAAGGTGGCCTTGGCTGGCGACCCGGATCAGCTCATCGCCATGACAGAGTTCCTGGTCTCCATTGATATGTGTCCGGTCCACATTATTACCGGTACTCCGGGCAAGAAGTTCGAGAAGCGCATTAAGGAGATCACAGCAGATATGCCTTATGAGGTCAATGTTAAGGCAAAAGGCGACTTCTTCCTCCTCCATCAGTGGATGAAGAATGAGCCGGTGGATCTGCTGATCAGCAACACTTACGGCAAGTACATTGCCCGTGATGAGGACGTACCCTTTATTCGCTGGGGCTTTCCTATCCTGGATCGTCAGGGGCATCAGTACTTTCCCACGGTCGGCTACAAAGGAGGTCTCCGCCTCTTGGAGAAGATCCTCACCGTTTTGCTTGATCGCAAAGATCGGGATGATCCTGAAACCAAGTTCGAGCTGGTGCTGTAA
- the trmD gene encoding tRNA (guanosine(37)-N1)-methyltransferase TrmD — MRFEVLTIFPDLFTSPLQEGILKRALLADQIRVNLHNIREWATDKHAMTDDRPFGGGEGMVMKPEPLAACLKDVQADGKGTVVLLSPRGAVYSQETAERLAGLDKLILVCGRYEGVDERFRRLYVDEELSIGDYILTGGELAAMVVIDSVTRVLPGVLGCADSAARDTFSCGLLKHGQYTRPREFSGLSVPEVLLNGDHARIEEYRFLESVRETLHRRPDLLGKVTFSKAEKKQLRRAGLLNQVQQAASGQPQQN; from the coding sequence ATGCGTTTTGAGGTCCTGACAATTTTTCCGGATCTGTTTACCTCTCCTTTACAGGAAGGCATTCTGAAAAGGGCCTTATTGGCTGATCAAATCAGAGTGAACCTCCATAATATACGGGAGTGGGCCACAGATAAACATGCCATGACCGATGATCGCCCCTTTGGCGGCGGCGAAGGCATGGTAATGAAACCGGAACCATTGGCTGCCTGCCTGAAAGATGTTCAGGCAGACGGCAAAGGAACCGTGGTGCTGCTTTCTCCGCGCGGTGCTGTGTATTCCCAGGAGACGGCAGAACGTTTAGCAGGCCTTGATAAGCTCATCCTGGTTTGCGGACGGTATGAAGGGGTGGATGAACGCTTCCGACGTCTCTATGTTGACGAGGAGCTGTCCATCGGCGATTATATCCTTACCGGTGGAGAACTGGCCGCCATGGTGGTGATTGACTCTGTCACCCGGGTGCTGCCAGGTGTCTTGGGTTGTGCAGATTCTGCGGCCAGAGACACCTTCAGTTGCGGGCTCCTGAAACACGGGCAATACACGCGACCTCGTGAGTTTTCTGGACTCAGCGTGCCAGAGGTCTTGCTGAACGGTGATCATGCCCGGATAGAAGAGTACCGCTTTCTCGAATCTGTCCGCGAAACCCTGCATCGTCGACCTGACCTGCTGGGCAAGGTTACGTTTTCAAAGGCGGAAAAAAAACAACTGCGTCGAGCTGGCCTTTTAAATCAGGTCCAGCAGGCCGCAAGCGGACAGCCGCAACAGAACTGA
- the rpsP gene encoding 30S ribosomal protein S16, whose protein sequence is MAVRIRLTRKGRKKQPFYRIIVADSQAPRDGKFLDIVGTYDPMQDPAVIKLDTEKLQEWMGKGAIPTGTVKTLINKYEAPAVEAA, encoded by the coding sequence ATGGCAGTACGAATTCGTTTAACCAGAAAGGGACGTAAGAAACAACCATTTTACCGCATAATCGTTGCCGACTCACAGGCACCGCGCGATGGAAAATTTCTGGATATTGTCGGCACCTATGATCCTATGCAGGACCCTGCCGTCATCAAGCTGGACACGGAAAAACTCCAGGAATGGATGGGCAAAGGAGCAATCCCGACAGGAACGGTCAAGACCCTGATCAATAAATATGAAGCTCCTGCTGTTGAGGCAGCATAA
- a CDS encoding ribonuclease HII, whose amino-acid sequence MRKNTPPSSSPFLLPSLPDADTFAFERSLKKQGFLHVAGVDEAGRGPLAGPVVAGCVIFSPKCDTSPYQDSKKITARQRDILFKTLSHSKAAIGIGIADPAEIDRINILQASLLAMQRAVQDCAENSGLSPDFLLVDGTFKVPLELPQQPLTKGESKSASIAAASIIAKVTRDRIMAEYHLQYPQYNFQQHKGYPTKAHRAAIAEFGPSSLHRKTFKGVREFFQEGTSVEEQAEQKYLWKE is encoded by the coding sequence ATGCGTAAAAATACTCCTCCCTCTTCCTCTCCCTTCCTTTTGCCGTCGCTCCCAGACGCGGATACCTTTGCCTTTGAGCGGAGCCTGAAAAAACAAGGCTTCCTTCACGTTGCCGGGGTTGATGAGGCCGGACGTGGCCCTTTGGCTGGTCCTGTTGTTGCAGGATGCGTTATCTTCTCACCCAAGTGTGACACCTCACCCTACCAAGATTCCAAAAAGATTACAGCTCGCCAGCGCGACATCCTTTTCAAGACGCTCTCCCATTCCAAGGCAGCAATAGGTATCGGAATTGCCGATCCTGCTGAAATTGACCGGATAAATATCCTCCAGGCCTCCCTGCTTGCTATGCAGCGGGCAGTGCAAGACTGTGCCGAGAACAGTGGTCTCTCGCCTGACTTTCTCTTGGTTGACGGCACCTTCAAAGTGCCCCTGGAGCTCCCTCAACAACCGCTGACCAAAGGCGAGTCAAAAAGCGCCTCAATAGCAGCCGCCTCAATCATCGCCAAAGTCACCAGAGACCGCATCATGGCGGAATATCATCTTCAGTACCCCCAATATAATTTCCAGCAACATAAAGGATACCCAACCAAGGCACACCGGGCGGCTATAGCTGAATTCGGCCCTTCTTCTCTCCACAGAAAGACCTTTAAAGGCGTTCGAGAGTTTTTTCAGGAAGGTACGTCTGTAGAAGAGCAGGCAGAGCAAAAATACTTATGGAAGGAGTAG
- a CDS encoding RNA methyltransferase, protein MKRAFRLDIALIHYPVVNKKQEVVGSAVTNLDLHDIARAGRTFGVGRYWVVTPYRQQQELAASIAGHWTEGYGGTVNPDRANALSIIQIRASLEQVLADINEQDGTAPLVVATSASPLCKKISFQGVRSTLQAGKSVLLLLGTAWGLAPEVLERTDAALPPITGPGTYNHLSVRSAASICLDRLCGNWEEVG, encoded by the coding sequence ATGAAGAGAGCTTTTCGTCTTGACATAGCGCTTATCCATTATCCGGTTGTGAACAAAAAACAGGAGGTGGTTGGCTCTGCGGTCACCAATCTGGATCTGCATGATATCGCCCGAGCAGGCAGAACTTTTGGGGTCGGAAGATACTGGGTAGTGACCCCCTATAGGCAGCAACAGGAATTAGCTGCCAGTATTGCGGGCCATTGGACTGAAGGGTATGGCGGCACCGTCAACCCTGATCGAGCCAATGCCCTGTCTATCATTCAAATCCGAGCGAGCCTTGAGCAGGTTCTTGCAGATATAAATGAGCAAGACGGGACAGCGCCTCTGGTGGTGGCCACCAGCGCCAGTCCACTGTGTAAAAAAATAAGTTTTCAAGGAGTACGGAGCACGTTGCAAGCAGGAAAATCAGTGCTCCTTCTGCTCGGAACCGCTTGGGGCCTGGCACCTGAGGTGCTTGAGCGAACTGATGCAGCCTTACCCCCGATCACAGGACCGGGGACCTATAATCATCTCTCGGTACGTTCAGCGGCCTCGATTTGCTTAGATCGGCTGTGCGGGAATTGGGAAGAGGTTGGTTGA
- a CDS encoding DUF262 domain-containing protein encodes MNEFKSLVVGTTNTETVDIEGLLKRFDRNEYNIPDYQRDSEQWDEVKKSLFIESIINNFTVPPIIVCPDYTDGDEKFELVDGQQRLTTLLDFKNDNFRLCNPHSAYPLSISRI; translated from the coding sequence ATGAACGAATTTAAATCACTTGTTGTTGGTACAACGAATACTGAAACTGTAGATATTGAGGGCCTTCTAAAAAGATTTGATAGGAATGAGTATAATATTCCTGATTATCAGCGTGACTCAGAGCAATGGGACGAAGTAAAAAAATCTCTTTTTATTGAATCAATAATAAATAATTTTACGGTTCCCCCTATAATTGTATGTCCTGATTATACAGATGGTGATGAAAAATTTGAACTTGTTGATGGGCAGCAGAGATTAACAACATTACTTGATTTTAAAAATGATAATTTTCGACTATGCAACCCACATTCAGCATACCCTCTATCCATTTCCAGAATATAA
- a CDS encoding IS1634 family transposase, translated as MKILSIHDARVVALPRHKGKGRPAKGKKPDFYVYRIEGNPASLLQERTRLLERKSCFILATNQLDCEELSDEELLKVYKDQQKVERGFRFLKDPMFMASTLFLKSRKRIMALMMVMTLCLLVYAALEYRIRQALEINNETFPNQKGKPAPNPTARWVFQFFSGIHLLLVGGMQQLVLNLNEHHLRLLKLLGGRYEKLYSGNG; from the coding sequence CTGAAAATACTCTCAATTCATGACGCTCGTGTTGTTGCTTTACCTCGCCATAAGGGCAAAGGACGGCCAGCCAAGGGCAAGAAACCGGACTTTTATGTTTACCGCATTGAAGGCAACCCAGCCTCCCTGCTTCAGGAGAGAACCCGATTGTTGGAACGAAAAAGCTGTTTTATTCTTGCAACGAATCAGTTGGACTGCGAAGAATTGTCCGACGAGGAACTCTTGAAAGTGTACAAAGATCAGCAAAAGGTTGAACGGGGTTTTCGTTTCCTCAAAGATCCTATGTTTATGGCTTCAACGCTTTTTTTAAAATCCCGAAAACGTATCATGGCCCTGATGATGGTTATGACGCTTTGCCTCCTGGTGTACGCCGCGTTGGAATATCGCATCAGACAAGCGCTCGAAATAAATAATGAAACATTTCCCAACCAGAAAGGAAAACCTGCCCCTAACCCTACTGCTCGTTGGGTATTTCAGTTTTTTTCAGGAATTCACCTGCTGCTTGTCGGCGGAATGCAACAGCTGGTCCTGAATTTAAATGAACATCATTTGCGTCTGCTGAAGCTGTTGGGTGGGAGATATGAAAAATTATATTCTGGAAATGGATAG